Proteins encoded within one genomic window of Thunnus maccoyii chromosome 22, fThuMac1.1, whole genome shotgun sequence:
- the LOC121889575 gene encoding uncharacterized protein LOC121889575 isoform X2, whose protein sequence is MLLSWSTMAAETDDSLGNMSTAEMLRGIISEKLTTAAQEILAVVERTVAGYEEEASGFRQEIDRQRRQLEVLMQPQVKLETTDDHQLFPVCEPVPEEAAGGGELHEEEEQYKYEPSVEDGGSLGLLLCYTEDQTEEEREARSSTPDQEHLTPLDYDTASRSVSPIVQSDRRSAGRRRTSEPQDHVDLRIRILEDSQISVLSNNVFQKYPLQELQCPLGLQESDFLDLLRSTFPQLAADQPFDIFTTDHSRKLQPLRVATLTPEKIYNRIRSTGYSALYIRLKEQEEPPVGDKELRPLQTEDADPPSDSITITTNDKTTLYTRLSSPTVRSDRKKRGRRRTSEPQDHVDLRICILEDSEISVLSTNVFRKYPLQELQCPLGLDESDFLDLLRSTFPQLAADQPFDVFTTNHSRKLQPLRVDTLTPEEIYDRIRSTGYSALYIRLKRLQSTDEELQPSQRDAADPQTGNTRLSSPRVQSDRRSAHRRRTSEPQNHVDLRIRILEDSQISVLSTNVFQKYPLQELRCPLGLQESDFLDLLRSTFPQLAAHQPFDVFTCDRTKRLQPLTVKTLTPEEIDRTIRSIGAGTSALYIRLKTGSDPQSSSSSSDLHHPPQREDDATDSPSSSMTTNQSNTYTRDLSERRRRGRPRLGEEPSHHYVRVCMLEDSQSQVLSKNVLLKSPVQDLKCPRGLQEADFLVLLRSAFPQLAGDDKPFNVFKSDRSRRLQRLRVKTLTPEEIYRAMKSTGVEKTVLYIRLKTGEEEEEEEEELHLSQRNDDAANESPKSDEANLHSSPVQPPEGSSSTSQPQQQDMKTEEADDEADVSDDDKDGDEDDWKPDPELQSLKTRKRRAKRCGMEGKLAEKSKTPCKVCGVWYRLLGSLIKHAWKHTDEPQCVCGVCGEQFESVDELKRHLQTYQKTHECSYCGKSFFTVTGLNCHTTLHTGNRPFKCDVCHKTFAHLSSLNIHRWVHVEDKPHKCDVCLKAFGLKAQLKAHMKVHTGRDKYHCHVCGKCVYDVRSLTRHKATHSGERRYGCEVCGKRFKLADTLKSHAKIHTVRDRPYLCHICCKTFLSNCGLTAHMRTHSDERPFVCIMCSKGFLSNGELKVHMRVHTGEAPYGCSECGRFFKRKTHLNNHVRTHLGIKLFVCSVCGKACSRQEHLTVHMRTHNGERPYKCSLCDKAFTQSHCLKTHMKSHQREENLFLSESTS, encoded by the exons ACGACCatcagctgtttcctgtctgtgagCCGGTACCAGAGGAGGCGGCAGGAGGAGGTGAACTccatgaggaggaagagcagtACAAATATGAGCCCA GTGTGGAGGACGGCGGGAGTCTTGGCCTCCTGCTCTGCTACACTGAGGATCAGACGGAGGAGGAACGAGAAGCGCGGAGCTCCACGCCGGACCAGGAACATCTCACACCGCTGGATTATGACACGGCATCAAG gtcGGTGTCTCCCATAGTTCAGTCTGACAGGAGGAGCGCCGGCAGACGTCGGACCAGTGAACCGCAGGACCACGTAGACCTCAGGATCCGCATCCTGGAGGACTCTCAGATCAGTGTGCTGTCAAATAATG tgtttcagAAATATCCGCTGCAGGAGCTGCAGTGTCCTCTGGGCCTGCAGGAGTCAGACTTCCTGGACCTGCTGAGGTCCACCTTCCCTCAGCTGGCTGCCGATCAACCGTTTGACATCTTCACCACCGATCACAGCAGGAAACTACAGCCGCTCAGAGTGGCAACGCTGACACCAGAGAAGATCTACAACAGGATCAGGTCCACTGGGTATTCAGCCCTCTACATCCGATTGAAG GAACAAGAGGAACCGCCGGTTGGTGACAAAGAGCTTCGTCCACTGCAGACAGAAGACGCTGATCCTCCGTCTGACTCCATCACCATAACGACGAATGATAAAACCACCCTGTACACAAG GTTATCGTCTCCCACGGTTCGGTCTGACAGGAAGAAGCGTGGCAGACGTCGGACCAGTGAACCTCAGGACCACGTAGACCTCAGGATCTGCATCCTTGAGGACTCTGAGATCAGTGTGCTGTCAACCAACG tgtttcgGAAATATCCGCTGCAGGAGCTGCAGTGTCCTCTCGGCCTGGACGAGTCAGACTTCCTGGACCTGCTGAGGTCCACCTTCCCTCAGCTGGCTGCTGATCAACCGTTTGATGTCTTCACCACCAACCACAGCAGGAAACTACAGCCGCTCAGAGTGGACACGCTGACACCAGAGGAGATCTACGACAGGATCAGGTCCACTGGGTATTCAGCCCTCTACATCCGACTGAAG CGTCTGCAGTCCACTGATGAAGAGCTTCAGCCGTCACAGAGAGACGCTGCTGATCCTCAAACCGGCAACACGAG GTTATCGTCTCCCAGAGTTCAGTCTGACAGAAGGAGCGCCCACAGGCGTCGGACCAGCGAACCACAGAACCACGTAGATCTCAGGATCCGCATCCTGGAGGACTCTCAGATCAGTGTGCTGTCCACCAACG tgtttcagAAATATCCGCTGCAGGAGCTGCGGTGTCCTCTGGGCCTGCAGGAGTCAGACTTCCTGGACCTGCTGAGGTCCACCTTCCCTCAGCTGGCTGCTCATCAACCGTTTGACGTCTTCACGTGTGACCGAACCAAGCGGCTGCAGCCTCTGACGGTAAAGACGTTGACGCCGGAGGAGATCGACAGAACCATCAGGTCGATCGGAGCAGGAACCTCAGCGCTCTACATCCGACTGAAG ACGGGATCGGATcctcagagcagcagcagcagctcagaccTTCATCATCCTCCGCAGAGAGAAGACGACGCCACAGACTCTCCGTCCAGCTCCATGACGACCAATCAGAGCAACACGTACACCAG AGATCTGTCTGAGAGGAGGCGGCGCGGCAGACCTCGGCTGGGTGAAGAACCGAGTCACCACTACGTCAGAGTCTGCATGCTGGAAGATTCCCAGTCACAAGTCCTCTCAAAGAACG TGTTACTAAAATCCCCGGTGCAGGACCTGAAGTGTCCTCGAGGTCTTCAGGAGGCGGACTTCCTGGTCCTGCTGAGGTCTGCCTTCCCTCAGCTGGCCGGAGACGACAAACCTTTTAACGTCTTCAAGTCGGACAGGAGCCGGAGGCTGCAGAGACTCCGAGTGAAGACGCTGACGCCGGAGGAGATCTACAGAGCCATGAAGTCCACCGGCGTGGAGAAGACCGTCCTCTACATCAGACTGAAG acaggagaggaagaggaggaggaggaggaagagcttCACCTCTCACAGAGAAACGATGACGCCGCCAATGAGTCTCCAAAAAGTGATGAAGCCAACCTCCATTCAag CCCTGTTCAACCTCCAGAAGGCAGCAGCTCCACAtcacaaccacaacaacaagaCATGAAGACAGAGGAAGCTGATGATGAAGCAGACGTCAGCGACGACGACAAAGACGGAGACGAGGACGACTGGAAGCCGGATCCTGAGCTGCAGTCGCTGAAGACGAGGAAGCGGCGGGCTAAGAGGTGCGGCATGGAGGGGAAGCTGGCTGAGAAGAGTAAAACGCCGTGTAAGGTGTGCGGCGTCTGGTACCGGCTGCTGGGCAGCTTGATCAAACACGCCTGGAAGCACACGGACGAACCGCAGTGTGTGTGCGGCGTGTGCGGCGAGCAGTTTGAGTCTGTGGACGAGCTGAAACGACACCTTCAAACTTACCAGAAAACTCACGAGTGCTCGTACTGCGGCAAGTCTTTCTTCACCGTCACGGGGCTGAACTGTCACACCACCCTGCACACGGGGAACCGGCCCTTCAAATGCGACGTTTGCCACAAAACCTTCGCCCACTTGTCCAGCCTGAACATCCACCGCTGGGTCCACGTAGAGGACAAACCGCACAAGTGTGACGTCTGCCTGAAAGCGTTCGGTTTAAAGGCTCAGCTCAAAGCTCACATGAAGGTCCACACGGGCAGAGACAAGTACCACTGCCACGTCTGCGGGAAGTGCGTCTACGACGTGCGATCGCTGACCCGCCACAAGGCCACGCACTCCGGGGAGAGGCGTTACGGCTGCGAGGTTTGCGGGAAACGATTCAAACTCGCCGACACGTTAAAGTCGCACGCGAAGATCCACACGGTGCGAGACCGGCCGTACCTGTGCCACATCTGCTGCAAGACCTTCCTGTCCAACTGCGGCCTGACGGCTCACATGAGGACTCACAGCGACGAGCGGCCGTTCGTCTGCATCATGTGTAGCAAAGGCTTCTTATCCAACGGCGAGCTGAAGGTGCACATGCGCGTGCACACCGGCGAGGCGCCGTACGGCTGCTCCGAGTGCGGCCGCTTCTTCAAACGGAAGACTCACCTGAACAACCACGTCCGCACACATCTGGGCATCAAACTGTTCGTCTGCAGCGTTTGCGGGAAAGCGTGTTCGAGACAAGAACACCTGACGGTTCACATGAGGACGCACAACGGAGAGAGACCGTACAAATGTTCTCTGTGCGACAAAGCCTTCACTCAGAGtcactgtctgaaaacacacatgaagaGTCACCAGAGGGAAGAAAACCTCTTCCTCAGCGAGTCCACGTCCTGA
- the LOC121889575 gene encoding uncharacterized protein LOC121889575 isoform X4 — protein MLLSWSTMAAETDDSLGNMSTAEMLRGIISEKLTTAAQEILAVVERTVAGYEEEASGFRQEIDRQRRQLEVLMQPQVKLETTDDHQLFPVCEPVPEEAAGGGELHEEEEQYKYEPSVEDGGSLGLLLCYTEDQTEEEREARSSTPDQEHLTPLDYDTASRSVSPIVQSDRRSAGRRRTSEPQDHVDLRIRILEDSQISVLSNNVFQKYPLQELQCPLGLQESDFLDLLRSTFPQLAADQPFDIFTTDHSRKLQPLRVATLTPEKIYNRIRSTGYSALYIRLKEQEEPPVGDKELRPLQTEDADPPSDSITITTNDKTTLYTRLSSPTVRSDRKKRGRRRTSEPQDHVDLRICILEDSEISVLSTNVFRKYPLQELQCPLGLDESDFLDLLRSTFPQLAADQPFDVFTTNHSRKLQPLRVDTLTPEEIYDRIRSTGYSALYIRLKTKHLTSVLQRLQSTDEELQPSQRDAADPQTGNTRLSSPRVQSDRRSAHRRRTSEPQNHVDLRIRILEDSQISVLSTNVFQKYPLRELQCPLGLQESDFLDLLRSTFPQLAAHQPFDVFTTDHSRKLQPLRVATLTPEEIYNKIRSTGQALYIRLKDLGTKLLFQKQEETHHLQRKTDSPSTSDQTSLNTNSHDIHVQQGEEDMETEEADDDDYSTRLEPAKGFLVLSESEGDRDDDWEKISEKTKRRVKRSGVKTNRRKLIQSSMEELVEKSDALLSCTVCRVLRGSLNMLIKHAWSHVNDPQGVCGVCGEHSESAEELRSHLQSHQKTHSCNICEMYFISASGLKGHMARHRREKTYECKICRKEFFQKSALKNHSWVHVEEKPHKCDFCEKSFVSNLNLKVHMTKHTGEKPYHCSVCNKSVRSFESLSQHMRRHSGHTVQERTYECDICRRKFHTKHQQQAHLKYHSREKPHACSKCSKQFFARASLVTHMRIHTGEKPYKCPVCDMAFSQSHCVKRHMKTHLVEENVWMKD, from the exons ACGACCatcagctgtttcctgtctgtgagCCGGTACCAGAGGAGGCGGCAGGAGGAGGTGAACTccatgaggaggaagagcagtACAAATATGAGCCCA GTGTGGAGGACGGCGGGAGTCTTGGCCTCCTGCTCTGCTACACTGAGGATCAGACGGAGGAGGAACGAGAAGCGCGGAGCTCCACGCCGGACCAGGAACATCTCACACCGCTGGATTATGACACGGCATCAAG gtcGGTGTCTCCCATAGTTCAGTCTGACAGGAGGAGCGCCGGCAGACGTCGGACCAGTGAACCGCAGGACCACGTAGACCTCAGGATCCGCATCCTGGAGGACTCTCAGATCAGTGTGCTGTCAAATAATG tgtttcagAAATATCCGCTGCAGGAGCTGCAGTGTCCTCTGGGCCTGCAGGAGTCAGACTTCCTGGACCTGCTGAGGTCCACCTTCCCTCAGCTGGCTGCCGATCAACCGTTTGACATCTTCACCACCGATCACAGCAGGAAACTACAGCCGCTCAGAGTGGCAACGCTGACACCAGAGAAGATCTACAACAGGATCAGGTCCACTGGGTATTCAGCCCTCTACATCCGATTGAAG GAACAAGAGGAACCGCCGGTTGGTGACAAAGAGCTTCGTCCACTGCAGACAGAAGACGCTGATCCTCCGTCTGACTCCATCACCATAACGACGAATGATAAAACCACCCTGTACACAAG GTTATCGTCTCCCACGGTTCGGTCTGACAGGAAGAAGCGTGGCAGACGTCGGACCAGTGAACCTCAGGACCACGTAGACCTCAGGATCTGCATCCTTGAGGACTCTGAGATCAGTGTGCTGTCAACCAACG tgtttcgGAAATATCCGCTGCAGGAGCTGCAGTGTCCTCTCGGCCTGGACGAGTCAGACTTCCTGGACCTGCTGAGGTCCACCTTCCCTCAGCTGGCTGCTGATCAACCGTTTGATGTCTTCACCACCAACCACAGCAGGAAACTACAGCCGCTCAGAGTGGACACGCTGACACCAGAGGAGATCTACGACAGGATCAGGTCCACTGGGTATTCAGCCCTCTACATCCGACTGAAG ACTAAACATCTAACATCTGTACTTCAGCGTCTGCAGTCCACTGATGAAGAGCTTCAGCCGTCACAGAGAGACGCTGCTGATCCTCAAACCGGCAACACGAG GTTATCGTCTCCCAGAGTTCAGTCTGACAGAAGGAGCGCCCACAGGCGTCGGACCAGCGAACCACAGAACCACGTAGATCTCAGGATCCGCATCCTGGAGGACTCTCAGATCAGTGTGCTGTCCACCAACG TGTTTCAGAAATATCCGCTGCGGGAGCTGCAGTGTCCTCTCGGCCTGCAGGAGTCAGACTTCCTGGACCTGCTGAGGTCCACCTTCCCTCAGCTGGCTGCCCATCAACCGTTTGACGTCTTCACCACCGATCACAGCAGGAAACTACAGCCGCTCAGAGTGGCCACGCTGACACCAGAGGAGATCTACAACAAGATCAGGTCCACAGGACAAGCCCTGTACATCCGACTGAAG GATTTGGGAACAAAACTCTTGTTCCAGAAACAAGAGGAAACTCATCACCTGCAGAGGAAAACAGATTCTCCATCAACTTCTGATCAAACCAGCCTGAACACAAA TTCCCATGACATCCATGTTCAACAAGGAGAAGAAGACATGGAGACAGAGgaagctgatgatgatgattattctACAAGATTAGAGCCAGCGAAAGGCTTTCTAGTTCTTTCTGAGAGCGAAGGGGACAGAGACGACGACTGGGAGAAGATCTCAGAGAAGACGAAGCGACGAGTCAAACGTTCAGGAGTCAAAACAAACCGCAGGAAGCTGATCCAGTCGTCTATGGAAGAGTTGGTTGAGAAGAGCGACGCTCTTCTGTCCTGTACAGTCTGCAGAGTCCTGCGCGGGTCGTTGAACATGTTGATAAAACACGCCTGGAGTCACGTGAACGATCCACAGGGAGTTTGTGGAGTGTGCGGAGAACATTCAGAGTCTGCAGAGGAGCTGAGGAGTCACCTGCAAAGCCACCAGAAAACTCACAGCTGCAACATCTGCGAGATGTATTTCATCTCCGCCAGCGGCCTCAAAGGACACATGGCTCGacacagaagagagaaaacGTACGAGTGTAAGATTTGCCGTAAAGAGTTCTTCCAAAAGTCGGCGCTGAAGAATCACAGTTGGGTCCACGTGGAGGAAAAACCTCACAAATGTGACTTTTGCGAGAAATCATTCGTCTCTAACTTAAACCTCAAAGTTCACATGACCAAACACACTGGCGAGAAGCCGTATCACTGCAGCGTCTGCAATAAATCTGTTCGCAGCTTTGAAAGTCTGTCCCAGCACATGAGGAGGCACTCGGGTCACACGGTCCAAGAGAGAACGTACGAGTGCGACATCTGCAGAAGAAAGTTTCAtacaaaacatcagcaacaaGCTCACCTGAAATACCACTCCAGAGAGAAGCCGCATGCTTGCAGCAAATGCAGCAAACAGTTTTTCGCCAGGGCCAGTCTGGTGACTCACATGAGGATCCACACCGGAGAGAAGCCCTACAAGTGCCCTGTATGTGACATGGCCTTCAGTCAGAGCCACTGCGTGAAAAGACACATGAAGACCCACCTGGTGGAAGAAAACGTCTGGATGAAGGATTAA
- the LOC121889575 gene encoding uncharacterized protein LOC121889575 isoform X1 produces MLLSWSTMAAETDDSLGNMSTAEMLRGIISEKLTTAAQEILAVVERTVAGYEEEASGFRQEIDRQRRQLEVLMQPQVKLETTDDHQLFPVCEPVPEEAAGGGELHEEEEQYKYEPSVEDGGSLGLLLCYTEDQTEEEREARSSTPDQEHLTPLDYDTASRSVSPIVQSDRRSAGRRRTSEPQDHVDLRIRILEDSQISVLSNNVFQKYPLQELQCPLGLQESDFLDLLRSTFPQLAADQPFDIFTTDHSRKLQPLRVATLTPEKIYNRIRSTGYSALYIRLKEQEEPPVGDKELRPLQTEDADPPSDSITITTNDKTTLYTRLSSPTVRSDRKKRGRRRTSEPQDHVDLRICILEDSEISVLSTNVFRKYPLQELQCPLGLDESDFLDLLRSTFPQLAADQPFDVFTTNHSRKLQPLRVDTLTPEEIYDRIRSTGYSALYIRLKTKHLTSVLQRLQSTDEELQPSQRDAADPQTGNTRLSSPRVQSDRRSAHRRRTSEPQNHVDLRIRILEDSQISVLSTNVFQKYPLQELRCPLGLQESDFLDLLRSTFPQLAAHQPFDVFTCDRTKRLQPLTVKTLTPEEIDRTIRSIGAGTSALYIRLKTGSDPQSSSSSSDLHHPPQREDDATDSPSSSMTTNQSNTYTRDLSERRRRGRPRLGEEPSHHYVRVCMLEDSQSQVLSKNVLLKSPVQDLKCPRGLQEADFLVLLRSAFPQLAGDDKPFNVFKSDRSRRLQRLRVKTLTPEEIYRAMKSTGVEKTVLYIRLKTGEEEEEEEEELHLSQRNDDAANESPKSDEANLHSSPVQPPEGSSSTSQPQQQDMKTEEADDEADVSDDDKDGDEDDWKPDPELQSLKTRKRRAKRCGMEGKLAEKSKTPCKVCGVWYRLLGSLIKHAWKHTDEPQCVCGVCGEQFESVDELKRHLQTYQKTHECSYCGKSFFTVTGLNCHTTLHTGNRPFKCDVCHKTFAHLSSLNIHRWVHVEDKPHKCDVCLKAFGLKAQLKAHMKVHTGRDKYHCHVCGKCVYDVRSLTRHKATHSGERRYGCEVCGKRFKLADTLKSHAKIHTVRDRPYLCHICCKTFLSNCGLTAHMRTHSDERPFVCIMCSKGFLSNGELKVHMRVHTGEAPYGCSECGRFFKRKTHLNNHVRTHLGIKLFVCSVCGKACSRQEHLTVHMRTHNGERPYKCSLCDKAFTQSHCLKTHMKSHQREENLFLSESTS; encoded by the exons ACGACCatcagctgtttcctgtctgtgagCCGGTACCAGAGGAGGCGGCAGGAGGAGGTGAACTccatgaggaggaagagcagtACAAATATGAGCCCA GTGTGGAGGACGGCGGGAGTCTTGGCCTCCTGCTCTGCTACACTGAGGATCAGACGGAGGAGGAACGAGAAGCGCGGAGCTCCACGCCGGACCAGGAACATCTCACACCGCTGGATTATGACACGGCATCAAG gtcGGTGTCTCCCATAGTTCAGTCTGACAGGAGGAGCGCCGGCAGACGTCGGACCAGTGAACCGCAGGACCACGTAGACCTCAGGATCCGCATCCTGGAGGACTCTCAGATCAGTGTGCTGTCAAATAATG tgtttcagAAATATCCGCTGCAGGAGCTGCAGTGTCCTCTGGGCCTGCAGGAGTCAGACTTCCTGGACCTGCTGAGGTCCACCTTCCCTCAGCTGGCTGCCGATCAACCGTTTGACATCTTCACCACCGATCACAGCAGGAAACTACAGCCGCTCAGAGTGGCAACGCTGACACCAGAGAAGATCTACAACAGGATCAGGTCCACTGGGTATTCAGCCCTCTACATCCGATTGAAG GAACAAGAGGAACCGCCGGTTGGTGACAAAGAGCTTCGTCCACTGCAGACAGAAGACGCTGATCCTCCGTCTGACTCCATCACCATAACGACGAATGATAAAACCACCCTGTACACAAG GTTATCGTCTCCCACGGTTCGGTCTGACAGGAAGAAGCGTGGCAGACGTCGGACCAGTGAACCTCAGGACCACGTAGACCTCAGGATCTGCATCCTTGAGGACTCTGAGATCAGTGTGCTGTCAACCAACG tgtttcgGAAATATCCGCTGCAGGAGCTGCAGTGTCCTCTCGGCCTGGACGAGTCAGACTTCCTGGACCTGCTGAGGTCCACCTTCCCTCAGCTGGCTGCTGATCAACCGTTTGATGTCTTCACCACCAACCACAGCAGGAAACTACAGCCGCTCAGAGTGGACACGCTGACACCAGAGGAGATCTACGACAGGATCAGGTCCACTGGGTATTCAGCCCTCTACATCCGACTGAAG ACTAAACATCTAACATCTGTACTTCAGCGTCTGCAGTCCACTGATGAAGAGCTTCAGCCGTCACAGAGAGACGCTGCTGATCCTCAAACCGGCAACACGAG GTTATCGTCTCCCAGAGTTCAGTCTGACAGAAGGAGCGCCCACAGGCGTCGGACCAGCGAACCACAGAACCACGTAGATCTCAGGATCCGCATCCTGGAGGACTCTCAGATCAGTGTGCTGTCCACCAACG tgtttcagAAATATCCGCTGCAGGAGCTGCGGTGTCCTCTGGGCCTGCAGGAGTCAGACTTCCTGGACCTGCTGAGGTCCACCTTCCCTCAGCTGGCTGCTCATCAACCGTTTGACGTCTTCACGTGTGACCGAACCAAGCGGCTGCAGCCTCTGACGGTAAAGACGTTGACGCCGGAGGAGATCGACAGAACCATCAGGTCGATCGGAGCAGGAACCTCAGCGCTCTACATCCGACTGAAG ACGGGATCGGATcctcagagcagcagcagcagctcagaccTTCATCATCCTCCGCAGAGAGAAGACGACGCCACAGACTCTCCGTCCAGCTCCATGACGACCAATCAGAGCAACACGTACACCAG AGATCTGTCTGAGAGGAGGCGGCGCGGCAGACCTCGGCTGGGTGAAGAACCGAGTCACCACTACGTCAGAGTCTGCATGCTGGAAGATTCCCAGTCACAAGTCCTCTCAAAGAACG TGTTACTAAAATCCCCGGTGCAGGACCTGAAGTGTCCTCGAGGTCTTCAGGAGGCGGACTTCCTGGTCCTGCTGAGGTCTGCCTTCCCTCAGCTGGCCGGAGACGACAAACCTTTTAACGTCTTCAAGTCGGACAGGAGCCGGAGGCTGCAGAGACTCCGAGTGAAGACGCTGACGCCGGAGGAGATCTACAGAGCCATGAAGTCCACCGGCGTGGAGAAGACCGTCCTCTACATCAGACTGAAG acaggagaggaagaggaggaggaggaggaagagcttCACCTCTCACAGAGAAACGATGACGCCGCCAATGAGTCTCCAAAAAGTGATGAAGCCAACCTCCATTCAag CCCTGTTCAACCTCCAGAAGGCAGCAGCTCCACAtcacaaccacaacaacaagaCATGAAGACAGAGGAAGCTGATGATGAAGCAGACGTCAGCGACGACGACAAAGACGGAGACGAGGACGACTGGAAGCCGGATCCTGAGCTGCAGTCGCTGAAGACGAGGAAGCGGCGGGCTAAGAGGTGCGGCATGGAGGGGAAGCTGGCTGAGAAGAGTAAAACGCCGTGTAAGGTGTGCGGCGTCTGGTACCGGCTGCTGGGCAGCTTGATCAAACACGCCTGGAAGCACACGGACGAACCGCAGTGTGTGTGCGGCGTGTGCGGCGAGCAGTTTGAGTCTGTGGACGAGCTGAAACGACACCTTCAAACTTACCAGAAAACTCACGAGTGCTCGTACTGCGGCAAGTCTTTCTTCACCGTCACGGGGCTGAACTGTCACACCACCCTGCACACGGGGAACCGGCCCTTCAAATGCGACGTTTGCCACAAAACCTTCGCCCACTTGTCCAGCCTGAACATCCACCGCTGGGTCCACGTAGAGGACAAACCGCACAAGTGTGACGTCTGCCTGAAAGCGTTCGGTTTAAAGGCTCAGCTCAAAGCTCACATGAAGGTCCACACGGGCAGAGACAAGTACCACTGCCACGTCTGCGGGAAGTGCGTCTACGACGTGCGATCGCTGACCCGCCACAAGGCCACGCACTCCGGGGAGAGGCGTTACGGCTGCGAGGTTTGCGGGAAACGATTCAAACTCGCCGACACGTTAAAGTCGCACGCGAAGATCCACACGGTGCGAGACCGGCCGTACCTGTGCCACATCTGCTGCAAGACCTTCCTGTCCAACTGCGGCCTGACGGCTCACATGAGGACTCACAGCGACGAGCGGCCGTTCGTCTGCATCATGTGTAGCAAAGGCTTCTTATCCAACGGCGAGCTGAAGGTGCACATGCGCGTGCACACCGGCGAGGCGCCGTACGGCTGCTCCGAGTGCGGCCGCTTCTTCAAACGGAAGACTCACCTGAACAACCACGTCCGCACACATCTGGGCATCAAACTGTTCGTCTGCAGCGTTTGCGGGAAAGCGTGTTCGAGACAAGAACACCTGACGGTTCACATGAGGACGCACAACGGAGAGAGACCGTACAAATGTTCTCTGTGCGACAAAGCCTTCACTCAGAGtcactgtctgaaaacacacatgaagaGTCACCAGAGGGAAGAAAACCTCTTCCTCAGCGAGTCCACGTCCTGA